Proteins encoded within one genomic window of Brachybacterium sp. P6-10-X1:
- a CDS encoding ParB/RepB/Spo0J family partition protein: MTENPPQRGTEPDRGEATQSDAAPEESVGSMSDHGDDGGPGADGGVDAGASPDAAAEPGSEPERSRNGLLSVPGAEFAEIPIHEVRENPRNPRTMFDDDELDELAFSLREVGVLQPVVVRPIPVTEEGESFELVMGERRWRAARRAELTSIPAIIRETSDDDLLRDALLENLHRTQLNPLEEANAYQQLLDDFGCTQDELGDRIGRSRPQITNTLRLLRLPALVQRRLASGALSAGHARALLSLDDPTLMEELAQRIVSEGLSVRAVERLVARGGQQAPARTVRRSSYDPHVVDLTSRLSNRLETPVRIDVGKRKGRITLEFTNLEDLDRVIESMGLDAPAPGTAQESED, translated from the coding sequence GTGACCGAGAACCCGCCGCAGCGGGGTACGGAGCCGGATCGGGGGGAGGCCACGCAGTCCGACGCCGCACCGGAGGAGTCCGTGGGGTCCATGTCCGACCACGGTGACGACGGTGGACCCGGTGCTGACGGCGGCGTCGATGCCGGGGCGAGCCCGGATGCTGCTGCCGAGCCCGGGAGCGAGCCCGAGCGCAGCCGCAACGGCCTCCTCAGCGTCCCGGGCGCCGAGTTCGCGGAGATTCCGATCCACGAGGTCCGGGAGAACCCGCGCAATCCCCGCACCATGTTCGATGACGACGAACTCGACGAGCTCGCGTTCTCCCTCCGCGAGGTCGGCGTGCTGCAGCCGGTCGTCGTCCGCCCCATCCCCGTCACGGAGGAGGGCGAGTCCTTCGAGCTGGTGATGGGCGAGCGGCGCTGGCGTGCCGCCCGTCGTGCCGAACTCACATCGATCCCCGCGATCATCCGGGAGACCAGCGACGACGACCTCCTGCGGGACGCTCTGCTGGAGAACCTCCATCGCACCCAGCTCAACCCGCTGGAGGAGGCCAACGCCTACCAGCAGCTGCTGGACGATTTCGGGTGCACCCAGGACGAGCTGGGCGACCGGATCGGACGCTCCCGCCCCCAGATCACCAATACGCTCCGTCTGCTGCGCCTGCCCGCGCTCGTTCAGCGCCGGCTCGCCAGCGGCGCCCTGAGCGCCGGACATGCCCGTGCCCTGCTCTCCCTCGACGATCCGACGCTGATGGAGGAACTCGCCCAGCGCATCGTCTCCGAGGGGCTCTCGGTCCGCGCCGTGGAACGCCTCGTGGCCCGCGGCGGTCAGCAGGCGCCTGCCCGAACGGTCCGACGCAGCAGCTACGACCCCCACGTCGTCGACCTCACCAGCAGGCTCTCCAACCGCTTGGAGACCCCGGTCCGCATCGACGTCGGCAAGCGCAAAGGACGCATCACTCTCGAGTTCACGAATCTCGAAGATCTCGACCGCGTGATCGAGTCGATGGGGTTGGATGCTCCCGCCCCGGGTACCGCTCAGGAGTCCGAGGACTGA
- a CDS encoding ParA family protein yields the protein MEDTPLMRELTRDHARREQLETADFRPPEATRVITVANQKGGVGKTSTAVNLAAALSMGGLHVLVLDADPQGNTSTALNIEHHAEVPSMYEVLVESTPLADVVQDVPDMDRMSCAPATIHLSGAEIELVSLVARENRLRGALRDYFEFREEQGLPRLDYVLVDCPPSLGLLTVNALVAAREVLIPIQAEYYALEGLSLLLNNIELIRQHLNPELVVSSIMLTMYDARTRLAAQVAQDVRDHFPDQTLTTTIPRSVRISEAPSYGQTVLTYDSGSSGALAYRAAAHELTTRPAP from the coding sequence ATGGAAGACACCCCGCTGATGCGTGAGCTCACCCGGGACCACGCGCGACGGGAGCAGCTCGAGACGGCGGATTTCCGCCCGCCCGAGGCGACCCGAGTGATCACGGTGGCGAACCAGAAGGGCGGCGTCGGCAAGACGTCCACCGCCGTGAACCTGGCGGCCGCCCTGTCCATGGGTGGTCTGCACGTGCTGGTGCTCGACGCGGATCCGCAGGGGAACACCTCGACCGCGCTGAACATCGAGCATCACGCCGAGGTCCCCAGCATGTACGAGGTCCTGGTCGAGTCGACTCCGCTCGCCGACGTGGTCCAGGACGTCCCGGACATGGACCGCATGTCCTGCGCTCCCGCCACGATCCACCTCTCCGGTGCCGAGATCGAGCTGGTGTCCCTGGTGGCCCGTGAGAACCGCCTGCGGGGTGCTCTCCGGGACTATTTCGAGTTCCGCGAGGAGCAGGGATTGCCGCGTCTGGACTACGTGCTGGTCGACTGCCCGCCCTCCCTCGGCCTGCTGACCGTGAACGCCCTGGTCGCGGCTCGCGAGGTGCTGATTCCCATCCAGGCCGAGTACTACGCGCTGGAGGGCCTGAGCCTGCTGCTGAACAACATCGAGCTGATCCGCCAGCACCTCAACCCGGAGCTGGTGGTCTCCTCGATCATGCTGACCATGTACGACGCCCGAACCAGGCTCGCCGCACAGGTCGCGCAGGACGTCCGGGACCATTTCCCGGATCAGACCCTCACCACGACGATCCCCCGCTCCGTGAGGATCTCCGAAGCACCGAGCTACGGTCAGACGGTCCTGACCTATGATTCCGGTTCCAGCGGCGCCCTGGCCTACCGGGCCGCCGCCCACGAGCTGACTACCCGCCCCGCCCCCTGA
- the rsmG gene encoding 16S rRNA (guanine(527)-N(7))-methyltransferase RsmG produces the protein MLPLPDALRPPAERLFADRLELAERFTTLLAEQGPERGLIGPREVERLWERHVLNCALMVEAIDPAARTLADVGSGAGLPGVVLAIARPDLEVTLIETMQRRATWLEEVDAELGLGLEVVRARAEELHGRRTFDAVTARAVAALDKLARWTLPLVAEDGQLLALKGGSAADEVDKAGTVLTKLGGSDPRIERYGVGEVEVPTTVVLVRRRAQATRKGVTRG, from the coding sequence GTGCTGCCTCTGCCCGATGCCCTGCGGCCGCCGGCCGAGCGTCTGTTCGCGGATCGCCTCGAGCTGGCCGAGCGCTTCACCACCCTGCTCGCCGAGCAGGGCCCCGAACGCGGTCTGATCGGCCCTCGCGAGGTGGAGCGGCTGTGGGAGCGGCACGTCCTCAACTGCGCCCTGATGGTCGAGGCGATCGACCCGGCCGCGAGAACCCTCGCCGACGTCGGCTCCGGCGCCGGCCTGCCCGGGGTGGTCCTCGCGATCGCACGCCCGGACCTGGAGGTCACGCTCATCGAGACGATGCAGCGACGCGCCACCTGGCTGGAGGAGGTCGACGCCGAGCTCGGCCTGGGCCTCGAGGTGGTGCGCGCCCGCGCCGAGGAGCTGCACGGGCGGCGTACCTTCGATGCGGTGACCGCCCGGGCGGTGGCCGCGTTGGACAAGCTGGCCCGCTGGACCCTTCCACTGGTCGCCGAGGACGGACAGCTGCTGGCGCTGAAAGGCGGCTCCGCGGCGGACGAAGTGGACAAGGCGGGCACAGTGCTGACGAAGCTCGGCGGGAGTGATCCGCGCATCGAGCGGTACGGGGTCGGCGAGGTCGAGGTTCCCACTACAGTGGTCCTCGTGCGTCGCCGAGCACAGGCGACCAGGAAGGGAGTGACACGTGGCTGA
- a CDS encoding R3H domain-containing nucleic acid-binding protein, giving the protein MNETTSDRPTTDETDEQPTSAVAEGASAPQSPDADGSAGTTDGSVETDGAPETAESAEDRMRRLEEEGDIAADYLEELLDIADLDGDIDIDVDGDRASVEIAGADRLARLNRPKGELLDALQELARLAVQTRTGNRSRLMLDIGGFRAEHKESLEDLAEKAVSEAKDGSEPVPLRPMNPFERKVVHDVAKREGLRSESDGDGKNRHVVIYPAS; this is encoded by the coding sequence ATGAACGAGACCACGTCCGATCGCCCCACGACCGACGAGACCGACGAGCAGCCGACCTCTGCCGTCGCGGAGGGCGCGTCGGCGCCGCAGTCCCCGGACGCCGACGGGTCCGCGGGGACGACCGACGGTTCCGTCGAGACGGATGGAGCTCCGGAGACCGCCGAATCGGCGGAGGACCGCATGCGGCGCCTCGAGGAGGAGGGTGACATCGCCGCCGACTACCTCGAGGAGCTGCTGGACATCGCCGACCTCGACGGCGACATCGACATCGACGTGGACGGCGACCGGGCGTCTGTGGAGATCGCCGGCGCCGACCGTCTCGCACGGCTCAACCGTCCCAAGGGGGAGCTGCTGGATGCGCTGCAGGAGCTCGCACGCCTGGCCGTGCAGACCCGCACCGGCAACCGCTCCCGCCTGATGCTCGATATCGGCGGTTTCCGGGCCGAGCACAAGGAGAGCCTCGAGGATCTCGCCGAGAAGGCGGTGTCCGAGGCCAAGGACGGCAGCGAGCCGGTGCCGCTGCGGCCCATGAATCCCTTCGAGCGCAAGGTCGTCCACGATGTCGCCAAGCGCGAGGGGCTGCGCTCGGAGTCCGACGGGGACGGCAAGAACCGCCACGTCGTCATCTACCCGGCCTCCTGA